The nucleotide window GACTTTACACAAGAAGAACTATACCAACTAGAATACACACCAATAGTAGTTGAAGAAATCAAAGTCCTAGCAAAAACACTCCTAGAAACGCAAGAGAGATTGAAAGAAGTTAGGAGGATGATCGAGGAACAAGTACCGGATAATCACGTTTTATTAACAATCCCGGGAATTGGGAGGCTTGCAGCTGGTATTATTATTGGTATTGTTGGTGATATTAGGCGTTTTCCTAAACCAGAGTCCTTTGTGGCTTATTGTGGTTTAGATCCCGTAGTTGAGAGGAGTGGAAGAGCTGTAATAAGTAGGGGGATTTCCAAGAGGGGTAATAAGTACTTGCGTAGCTTGTTCTACTTTTTGGCAGTGAGGAATTATTCTAGGAACCCTACTTTGCTGAAGTTTTATGAGACACACAAGGATAGGTTGAAAGGTAGGAAGTTGTATGTTGCTTTGGCTAGGAAGTTGGCAAGGATTATATGGAGTGTTTGGTATAATAATAGGCCTTATGAGCCTAAATAAGTAAGCCCTCCCCCGAATCGCCACGTGGGTTGAAAGGACCCACGTGGCAATCTTAGTTGACACTATGCTTGAAGTTTGGCCGAAAGGTTTATTACTGAACGCCCCCGTAAAGTTAAATCCCGCTAATAATAATGTAACAGTGATCTTTCCTCCATTAAGTGGAATGATTCCTAAGAATAATTACAATTTAATCCTAACATTGTCTAACGGACAGAGTATAAAAATCGTGGTGATATATAAAATTTGATAAAATTTTGAAATTTTAGGTAAACATATTATCATTGGGAAATTTGATAGCGGCATTTTTGAGGTAAAAATTATTTTCATGTAAAAATGTATGGATTATAGTTCTTGACGCTGAAGATTACGCCAATTCATGAAAGTATTATTTGTAGTTTATGACAATATTATTAATGTTAACAATAATTTTGCTACTCCAGTATAAATCATACAAAGTATTAATTCAGTTTACATTTGTGATAAAATTTATTCATTGCTAAAGAGAGAATTTTATAATTTTTTAAATTTTATATGAAATAAAACATTAAAGGGAACTATTTCAGAGGAATCTAAACTAAATTTTAAATGAATATAATTGCTCAAGTTATACATAGTGCCATCACTGAGCTACAAATTAATTAGATTAACAGATCTTCATAAAGAGAAGACGTTAAACTGACATACTTATATACGTTTGGA belongs to Saccharolobus solfataricus and includes:
- a CDS encoding DUF973 family protein is translated as MLEVWPKGLLLNAPVKLNPANNNVTVIFPPLSGMIPKNNYNLILTLSNGQSIKIVVIYKI